The following nucleotide sequence is from Candidatus Izemoplasmatales bacterium.
CGATTACGACATCCTGACGGATCAGAACGACATCATCGTGAAGAACATGCTGCTGGGCTTCGACTTCGTACGGAAACACGACATCACCGAGCAAAACATCCATCAGTTGTATCGCATCCTGTCGAACCGCTGCCTGAACCCGGGAGACGAATTGCCAGAGGGGCTCATCTACCGGAACGACGCGGTGCAGATCGTCGACGTCGCGGGCGCCGTCGTCGACCGCGGCGTCGATCGAACCCGGATTCCCGACATGATCGGCGACCTGCTGGCGTACATCGATCGCGACAAGACCTACGAGGAGCATCTCGTCGCCTCGCACGTCATCCACTATTACTTCATCTACATCCATCCCTACTTCGACTACAACGGCCGCATGGCGCGCATGCTGTCCTTCTGGTACAACGTCAAGCACGCGCCCTCGCTGACCCTCCTGTTCGTCAGCGAGGCGATCAGAAACAAGGTCAACAAAGCCGGATATTATGCGGCGATCGCCAATTCGAGGACGATGGAAAACGACATCACGTACTTCGTCGAATATGCGGCCGACGTCATTCTCGACTACACGAAGGTCTACATCAACTACTATACCCTGCTGCGCCGGATCAAGTCCGCAGGGAAACAATTGAGACGTTCGGAAGAAATCGCCTTGAAGCACGTGCTCGCGATGCCCGGGACCGAGGGGTATTTCGACTGGAAGGATTTCCGCGATTTCGCCGGCGAATCCTATAGCAAGGTCCATTGCCTGAACCTCCTCAACGCCCTCCTCGATCTTCGCATCCTCTCCGCCGTCGACCGGAAGAAGGCGAAGCTGTTCCGACTGGAACGCGATGCCTGGTGGTTGATGTGAAACAAGCGGACAGGAGTTGTAAACGAAAACGGAACCGAGTCGGCGCAGACGCGCCCTCTCGGTTCCGTTTCATTTGAACGGTTCAGCCCCAGATCAAATCGGCCAGTTCGGGGTAATCGATGAAGGGGTTTCTGTTGTGCTGGTATGAATAGATCACTTCGTTCCGGTTCCGTTCGAAGTCGTCGACGGGGTCGGCGAGATTCCACGCAAGAAGGGTTGAGAGATCGCCCATCTGATAGAT
It contains:
- a CDS encoding Fic family protein yields the protein MTYTDYKQLCGSLEHYPARAELMYRYGMKKVEIDDVNLAKQSDEDYVKPGLRGEHDERIVYWLRSEPLLKIVGAQELVMNSDLSEYADFRDSEPLNGFIYSEIESSLSIEGVRSTRARIEELHRIDYDILTDQNDIIVKNMLLGFDFVRKHDITEQNIHQLYRILSNRCLNPGDELPEGLIYRNDAVQIVDVAGAVVDRGVDRTRIPDMIGDLLAYIDRDKTYEEHLVASHVIHYYFIYIHPYFDYNGRMARMLSFWYNVKHAPSLTLLFVSEAIRNKVNKAGYYAAIANSRTMENDITYFVEYAADVILDYTKVYINYYTLLRRIKSAGKQLRRSEEIALKHVLAMPGTEGYFDWKDFRDFAGESYSKVHCLNLLNALLDLRILSAVDRKKAKLFRLERDAWWLM